The Rhododendron vialii isolate Sample 1 chromosome 8a, ASM3025357v1 genome has a window encoding:
- the LOC131335399 gene encoding uncharacterized protein LOC131335399 — MRRASSVPLLVYCKESDHDEKTEKVQFQETPRKDRGIEDEDEIDDMAEQVTCMTLHKREPIKRGEGELSWEKSGLWRQELKTRAARLEKQLKARWAFEDVIEDQLNHFHAHYNRATAPIRLKDVAQLLMPKGALAHEMAALAWLGDWRPTAILGLLRSLAHSSSSLFQSVGLDQALSQLIHEIGIEEAVLDEEMAEIQANCILHLPFGPVRSVNNRAGGPALARVQSEFKKIHRVITKAQNLRFRALELAVKKVLSQTDAVEFLVAFLGVQDLIHQCAAQQKLRKGPVLVPVKALGCS, encoded by the exons atgaggagggCATCATCTGTACCCCTCTT GGTATACTGCAAAGAAAGTGATCATGACGAAAAAACGGAAAAAGTTCAATTTCAAGAAACGCCAAGGAAAGACAGAGGAATAGAAGACGAGGATGAAATCGATGACATGGCTGAGCAAGTCACGTGCATGACTCTCCACAAACGAGAACCGATCAAACGGG GTGAAGGAGAGCTGTCCTGGGAGAAGTCTGGTTTGTGGAGGCAAGAACTGAAGACAAGAGCAGCAAGATTAGAGAAACAGCTAAAGGCGAGGTGGGCCTTTGAGGACGTTATTGAGGACCAACTGAACCATTTTCATGCCCACTACAATCGGGCCACGGCCCCAATCCGGCTCAAGGACGTGGCCCAACTCCTGATGCCCAAAGGGGCTCTGGCCCATGAGATGGCTGCCTTGGCCTGGCTTGGTGATTGGCGCCCCACCGCCATTTTGGGCCTGCTCCGTTCACTGGCCCACTCATCGTCATCCCTCTTTCAATCTGTGGGCCTTGACCAGGCCCTCTCACAGTTGATCCATGAGATTGGCATTGAAGAGGCAGTGCTTGATGAAGAAATGGCCGAGATCCAAGCCAACTGCATCCTCCATCTCCCTTTCGGCCCAGTTCGCTCTGTGAACAACCGGGCTGGTGGGCCTGCCTTGGCCCGTGTCCAGTCTGAGTTCAAGAAGATCCACCGGGTCATTACTAAAGCCCAGAACCTCAG GTTTAGGGCACTGGAGTTGGCAGTGAAGAAGGTGTTGAGTCAGACCGATGCAGTCGAATTCTTAGTTGCTTTTTTGGGAGTTCAAGATTTGATCCATCAGTGTGCTGCACAGCAGAAATTGCGAAAGGGTCCGGTCTTGGTGCCTGTCAAGGCCTTGGGGTGTAGTTGA